GATCCACCGGGAGCGCGAGCAGAATCAGCCGGACGGCGGGCAGGCGCTTACGCTGCTGCTTCACCTTACCCTGCTGCATCTGAACCGCTACTGTCTGCCGCAAGCCGCCGAGCCGGTTGCTTCAAATCCCTTGCTGCCGGAGTGGTTCCGTGAGGCGCTCAGCTATATCAACGATCATCTGGTTCAGCCGCTGGAGCTAAGCTCCCTGGCTGCACGGGCCTCGATCTCACCGGCCCATTTCAGCCGGGTCTTCAAGCAGCGTCTGGGCATGAATGTGACGGATTATATTGCCACCAAGCGGATTTTTGCCGCCAAGGACAGCCTGCTGCAATCAAGCTATACCATCGAGCAAATTGCCATGGCCTGCGGCTTCGAGAGCCTGCCCCACTTCTACCGTACATTCAAAAGAATCACCAGCATGACACCCGCCGCCTACCGCAAGAGTAACAGAGCCTAGTAGAGCTTCTCTATTTAGCTTACAAAACGTTCAAGTTGGTTACAATGCTCAGCCTTAGCTCTGAAGATCCTCCTCGCGGACGGTTACAGCTTCCCCTTCATAAGTGACAATGCAGCTTCCGGCATGCCCCGCCAGCTCTACGGCAAATTGCCTTACCTCCTGCATTCCGGCATAGTCTCCGGCCCGCTTCCCGATAGTCAGGCTGCGGTCCGCTTCACACCAGCTCAGCTCGATCATGGCATAGGAGCCGGTCTCATAGTTATAATTATCGCCTTCATCTTCATACAGGGTGAAGGCTGCATCCTTCCCGCCGTATACCTTGAGCCTCGTCACCGCCTCCGGCTGTTCATCCGTATATTGAACATCGGGGCCGAGCGGAACAATGGACCCGGCGCGGACATACAGGGGAAGCGTCTCCAGATCTGCTTTTGCTACAATCGTCACGCCGCCATCCAACCGTTCATCGCTCCAGTAATCGTACCATTCGCCTTCAGGAAGATACACACTGCGCTGCTTAAGTACTCCTTCAAGCTCACGGGAGCCGGGACCGTAATACATGGCC
The sequence above is a segment of the Paenibacillus sp. FSL R7-0204 genome. Coding sequences within it:
- a CDS encoding AraC family transcriptional regulator, coding for MEPIRRHFDHQLPITLLLDYKETKSPQRELPDHQHDWYEFIYVYGGKGSFFIDQTFYEMHPGDIIVVPGNTVHRGFPDNEEPVTSSALFFSPALIHNHTYSESYPYLKLFDAAKTNKQYKYTLSPEHAEILQHDIDAIHREREQNQPDGGQALTLLLHLTLLHLNRYCLPQAAEPVASNPLLPEWFREALSYINDHLVQPLELSSLAARASISPAHFSRVFKQRLGMNVTDYIATKRIFAAKDSLLQSSYTIEQIAMACGFESLPHFYRTFKRITSMTPAAYRKSNRA